From Nonlabens sp. Ci31, the proteins below share one genomic window:
- a CDS encoding ATP-dependent helicase → MQEHISQLNDAQKEPVLQKEGPMIIIAGAGSGKTRVLTIRIAYLMQQGVDPFNILSLTFTNKAAKEMKKRIGEIVGAGEAKNLWMGTFHSVFARLLRVEADKLGYPTNFTIYDAQDSQRLTSAIIKEMGLDKDVYKYKQIFSRISSLKNGLITVRAYYNDADLQEADAMARRPRFGEIYKEYVERCFKAGAMDFDDLLLKTNELINRFPEVLAKYQNRFQYILVDEYQDTNHSQYLIVKALSDKFQNICVVGDDAQSIYAFRGANINNILNFQKDYENVKAYRLEQNYRSTKNIVEAANSIIEHNKTKLDKIVWTSNEDGPKIIVHRLMSDSEEGRYVAGSIFENKMNHQLDNGKFAILYRTNAQSRAMEDALRKRDIPYRIYGGLSFYQRKEVKDVLSYLRLVVNSKDEEALKRVINYPARGIGATTMDRLIVAAKHYDRTLFEVIENIDRVDAGINSATKTKLKNFVTMIKSFQALDDTKNVFELTEYVMKKTSLITELKKDGTQEGISRIENMEELLNGMRDFVEGQKEVADARGALSEFLEDIALATDLDKDTGDDDRVSLMTIHLSKGLEFPYLYIVGMEEDLFPSGMAMNTREDLEEERRLFYVALTRAEHQAYLTYTLSRYRWGKLVDAEPSRFITEIDDQYIEYTTPPDNYRYKPLMDNDMWDEPDKSKLRQSKPIKGTPPSVSQPNEEQIRKLRKMRPVSRATTNSSAPAGFEGKLQSGMIVEHARFGRGTVVNLEGIGGEKKAEINFNVGGLKKLLLRFAKLDVVG, encoded by the coding sequence GTGCAAGAACATATTTCCCAACTCAACGACGCCCAAAAAGAACCTGTTTTACAAAAAGAAGGTCCTATGATCATCATTGCTGGTGCAGGGTCTGGGAAGACTCGTGTGCTCACCATACGCATCGCTTATTTGATGCAACAAGGTGTGGATCCATTTAATATTCTCTCCCTTACGTTTACCAACAAAGCAGCAAAAGAGATGAAAAAACGTATCGGCGAGATCGTCGGTGCAGGAGAGGCAAAAAACCTGTGGATGGGAACGTTCCACTCGGTATTTGCCCGGTTATTGCGAGTGGAAGCAGACAAGCTGGGTTATCCAACTAATTTTACGATTTATGATGCTCAAGACTCTCAACGTCTAACGAGTGCCATTATCAAAGAAATGGGACTGGATAAAGATGTGTATAAATACAAACAGATTTTCTCTCGTATTTCTTCGCTTAAAAATGGTTTGATCACGGTGCGTGCCTACTATAATGATGCCGATTTACAAGAGGCAGATGCCATGGCAAGACGACCTCGTTTTGGTGAGATCTATAAAGAATATGTAGAGCGATGCTTTAAAGCTGGGGCGATGGATTTTGATGATCTGTTGTTGAAAACCAATGAATTGATCAATAGATTTCCAGAAGTACTGGCCAAATATCAAAATAGGTTTCAATACATACTCGTAGATGAGTACCAAGATACCAATCACTCGCAATACTTGATCGTAAAAGCCCTGTCAGATAAATTTCAAAATATTTGTGTGGTAGGAGATGATGCACAATCGATTTACGCTTTTAGAGGTGCAAATATCAATAACATCTTGAATTTTCAAAAAGATTATGAAAATGTAAAAGCCTACCGATTGGAACAAAACTACCGCTCTACCAAGAATATTGTAGAAGCGGCAAATTCCATTATTGAGCATAATAAAACCAAACTGGATAAAATAGTCTGGACATCAAATGAAGATGGACCTAAGATTATTGTTCATAGATTGATGAGTGATTCTGAAGAAGGACGTTATGTAGCAGGTTCTATTTTTGAGAATAAAATGAACCACCAGCTAGACAATGGAAAGTTTGCCATTTTGTATAGAACAAATGCACAATCTCGTGCGATGGAAGATGCGTTGCGCAAGCGTGATATTCCGTATCGTATTTATGGAGGACTCAGTTTTTACCAGCGCAAAGAAGTAAAAGATGTACTTTCTTACTTGCGTCTAGTAGTTAATTCTAAAGATGAAGAAGCTCTAAAACGTGTGATCAATTATCCAGCTCGTGGAATAGGAGCAACCACTATGGACCGATTGATTGTTGCAGCAAAGCATTACGACCGCACGCTGTTTGAAGTTATTGAAAATATAGATCGAGTAGATGCTGGAATCAATAGTGCGACCAAAACAAAGTTGAAAAACTTTGTAACGATGATTAAGAGTTTTCAAGCATTGGACGATACTAAAAACGTATTTGAATTGACGGAATACGTTATGAAAAAGACGTCTCTGATTACAGAGCTTAAAAAAGATGGCACCCAAGAAGGAATTTCTCGTATAGAAAATATGGAGGAATTACTTAACGGTATGCGGGATTTTGTTGAAGGACAAAAAGAAGTAGCAGATGCTCGTGGAGCCCTTTCTGAATTCTTGGAAGATATAGCACTAGCTACAGATCTCGATAAAGATACTGGAGATGATGATCGCGTTTCTTTAATGACCATTCACTTGTCCAAAGGGCTGGAGTTTCCTTATTTGTACATCGTAGGAATGGAAGAAGATCTATTCCCTAGTGGGATGGCGATGAATACCCGCGAAGACCTAGAAGAAGAACGCCGTCTTTTTTATGTAGCACTCACTAGAGCAGAGCACCAAGCTTATTTAACTTATACACTAAGCCGTTACCGATGGGGTAAATTAGTAGATGCAGAGCCGAGTCGTTTTATTACTGAAATAGATGACCAGTATATCGAATACACCACGCCACCAGATAATTACCGTTATAAACCCTTGATGGATAACGATATGTGGGACGAGCCGGATAAATCTAAACTGCGTCAGTCCAAACCTATAAAAGGAACGCCACCTAGTGTGAGCCAGCCTAACGAAGAACAAATCAGAAAGTTGAGAAAGATGCGTCCTGTGAGTCGTGCAACTACTAATTCTAGCGCACCAGCAGGATTTGAAGGTAAGTTACAATCTGGAATGATTGTCGAGCACGCTCGTTTTGGTAGGGGGACGGTTGTCAACCTCGAAGGAATAGGCGGTGAGAAAAAAGCCGAAATCAACTTCAACGTAGGCGGATTAAAAAAACTGCTGTTGCGTTTTGCTAAGTTGGATGTGGTGGGGTAG
- a CDS encoding 3-oxoacyl-ACP synthase III family protein has product MNNAYIKGTGSYAPENVVKNDFFESVGSNDAWIQKNLGIKERRISTGETTSDLAAMAGKEAIKNAGLTPQDMDLIILATATPDRLAPSCACFVQEKIEAFNAVAFDISAVCSGALFATTTAVQFIKSGMYKNVLVIGADTFSNITDWNRRDAVFFGDGAGAMVLSHTQEDKGFIDFLLHTDGRGKDSWNIPAGGSLLPTTKETLKEGLQYFQMDGSAVFQTAIKVVPESIKELLSKNKVSIDEVSYLIPHQPSIRILEEVANRISLPWEKVMTNMDRYANTSGGTIPMMLDETVKKNLLKEGDLVLFAAVGAGWTWGTALYKW; this is encoded by the coding sequence ATGAATAATGCATATATTAAAGGTACCGGATCTTATGCTCCGGAGAATGTCGTAAAAAATGATTTTTTTGAATCTGTAGGATCAAATGATGCTTGGATACAAAAAAACTTAGGAATTAAAGAACGACGTATCTCTACAGGAGAAACTACCAGTGACCTGGCCGCTATGGCTGGAAAAGAAGCCATTAAAAACGCAGGCCTAACTCCGCAAGATATGGACTTAATCATTCTAGCTACAGCAACTCCAGATAGGCTTGCTCCTTCTTGTGCCTGCTTTGTACAAGAAAAAATAGAAGCCTTTAACGCTGTCGCCTTTGATATATCGGCAGTTTGCTCTGGAGCCTTGTTTGCAACAACCACAGCTGTACAATTTATTAAGTCTGGAATGTATAAAAATGTACTGGTCATAGGTGCTGATACCTTTTCAAATATTACCGATTGGAATCGCAGAGATGCGGTGTTTTTTGGCGATGGTGCTGGAGCCATGGTGCTCTCTCATACCCAGGAAGATAAAGGTTTTATAGACTTTCTATTGCACACAGATGGCCGTGGTAAAGACAGTTGGAATATACCAGCTGGAGGATCATTATTACCTACCACAAAAGAAACTCTTAAAGAAGGCCTGCAGTATTTTCAAATGGATGGGTCCGCTGTTTTTCAAACGGCAATAAAAGTGGTTCCAGAATCAATAAAGGAGTTGCTCTCAAAGAATAAGGTTTCTATAGATGAGGTGAGTTACCTCATACCGCATCAACCCAGTATAAGAATACTGGAAGAGGTTGCAAATCGCATCTCTTTACCTTGGGAGAAAGTGATGACTAATATGGATCGCTATGCAAACACCTCTGGTGGAACCATACCTATGATGCTGGATGAAACGGTCAAGAAAAACCTACTTAAAGAAGGGGATTTGGTTTTATTTGCCGCCGTAGGTGCTGGCTGGACTTGGGGAACCGCACTTTATAAATGGTAA
- a CDS encoding SDR family oxidoreductase: MFTNKTFLITGIADEHSLAMYAAREIIKNGGKVVCTGLGVSRFHNNLSDKAKAFLNLNFEDFKRSVHDFLGDATVEILDVTIDENIEHFAKDLAEKGIKLDGFLHAIAMDKTIRNKEVKPLIEVTKEEFCDTMNVSAYSLIRVSHYLLKHGVLQDGASICSLSYIAAAKVTFHPYRNISIAKAALERITVELADELGRKHAIRVNAIRFSPYMGSKAGNATLKIEDVATSNRMSPLGNAVPMDLAYEICHLFRPESRITGEIRHVDGGYHITG; this comes from the coding sequence ATGTTTACAAATAAAACTTTTTTAATTACCGGTATTGCAGATGAGCATTCACTTGCCATGTATGCTGCAAGAGAAATTATAAAAAACGGTGGTAAAGTGGTTTGTACCGGTCTAGGTGTAAGCCGATTTCATAATAACTTATCAGATAAAGCAAAAGCTTTTCTAAATCTGAATTTTGAAGATTTTAAACGTTCTGTTCATGATTTTTTAGGCGATGCTACGGTAGAAATTTTAGACGTCACTATTGACGAAAACATAGAACACTTTGCAAAAGACTTAGCTGAAAAAGGCATCAAGTTGGACGGTTTCCTACATGCCATAGCTATGGATAAAACCATACGCAATAAAGAAGTAAAGCCACTTATTGAGGTTACAAAAGAGGAGTTTTGTGATACCATGAACGTGAGTGCCTATTCTTTAATACGAGTAAGTCATTATTTGTTAAAGCATGGTGTTTTGCAAGATGGTGCCTCCATTTGTTCTTTAAGTTATATAGCTGCGGCAAAAGTAACCTTTCATCCTTATAGAAATATAAGTATTGCAAAAGCTGCTTTGGAGCGCATTACCGTAGAGCTGGCAGATGAACTAGGTCGTAAACATGCTATACGTGTAAACGCTATTCGGTTTTCTCCATATATGGGTAGTAAAGCTGGTAATGCCACTTTAAAAATAGAAGATGTAGCTACGTCAAATAGAATGAGCCCTTTAGGAAATGCAGTGCCTATGGATCTGGCATATGAAATTTGTCATCTCTTCAGACCAGAAAGTAGAATAACAGGTGAAATAAGACATGTAGATGGTGGTTATCACATCACTGGTTAA